The sequence CACGCCCAATGTGAAAGGGATTCGAAACCGCTAGCGTGCGCCCCGCGTTCAGGACACCCGAACAACAGCAAGCACGAATTGCCCAGGAACCGTCCAACACAGAAGCGCGGCGTGAGCACAGGCACAACGACAGCGTGTCATCGTGACTGTGCCGACGTAGTCCATCGCCGTATTCTTCATGGACATCGAGTCTCGGTACGGAATGCTGAAGTAGAAGGACTTGACGAGCTGCGTCGATGGCCATCACACCTCCTACTCGTTATGGGGCATGgagcaccacggcggcgagaGCCCGTTCCCGTGGCGTGATGAGTCCTTCTACGCGCGTTGCGACACGCTCTAAGCTCGCCTgaaggccgccgccgaaggCCGTCCTTGCGACTCTGTACCCCAATTCCccatgctgctgccgcttcacGAACCTTGGCAGCTACCCGCCGGGCTTTCGACTCTTTCGTTGTCTCCTGAGCAATTGGGGTCATCTTCGTCATCCTTGTCGGTGCCCCGAAGTAGACAAAGCTACACTTACCTCCGCGGCGTCGACTCGGTCATGGCGGTTGCCGAGACAGCAAGACAagacgtcgacgacgactACCGAGCTCGCTGCCCGCTTGCGTTGTCGCGGCCTATAGCATAAAACCGATGTCGAAGTAGACGTGGGAAAGCGAGTGGGTACACGTCGATCCAGCGTTGATGTGCAATGTCTCTGCGGGAGCCCGATACGGCAGAGAAGGCAGCTGGTGGATAGCCCCCACGGGGACGGATAGTCAAGATACGCTGGCCTCATCGAGCACGCTGAAACGCCCGCGAGATGTGCGTTCATGGTTCGGCACTCGATGTCTTTTCCTCTCCCGAGCTGCTTCTTCCCCTCGCTCGATTGGTCTGCCGTCACGGATGCTTCCACTCGTCTATGACTTCGCTGCCAGCAGACGTACGCTTTCTGCgactcctctcccttccatCGTACGTCGTTCTGTTCTCCCTCCCAGTCTTGgtctttttgtgtgtgcatgtagagctgctcgccgccaCGGCTCCTCTCTTGCATCCAGCTGAGTgatggtgcgcgcgtgaggtGGTGTCGGACCGCCGTATTTGTCAAAACGTTTGCCGGCGTCCCCTACGCGTTGGTACCCTCCTCAGCCGAATGTCAACGACTCACGATAGCGGGTGCCTCACGATTGCGGTTCGGCGGTTCCTCGTGTACGGCATAGCTGAACTCAGGAGCACACAGCAACTGTTGCCGGGTGCAGCGAGGTAGGCCCTAAAGGAGCGACGCACAGTATGGCCCCCGTCAAACACGGTCTCTTGCATCTCAGCTACGTTGTGCCCTTGCTGGTCAGGCAGCATcgcgagggcggcgctcGCGGAGCGCATTCGGCTGCGTACGTAAAGTATGCCTCTCCATAACCGCGCACATGCAACCTGGGGATGCCCCCCTAGCCGCcggggcgcagcagcgttcGTGCAACAGATACGTCCTGTCGCAAGGGCAGAGAAATCTCCCAATTTCTGTCGCGTTCGACTTGCGCGTCTCGCCACGCCGTTCGGACGCAGGAAGAgttgctcagcagcgcgtgaGAGTGGAAAGTGCCCAAAGCGCGGCCCCCTGTTTCCCTTGACCTCTTTCCTCGAACCCGAATGGGAGAGAAGCAAAAACGCGTTATTTGTCTCCGCCTTCCCCGCCACGCCCCTCTCATGTGCCCGTCGGCACCCTTGCCAAGGACTCCGCCGTCTCGCCGGCATGGCTACAACCGACTGCCGGGCAGTCCTCTGTTTGTCGTTGTCGCTCTGAGGCCGATGGGAGACTCCTTTGTTGCATCGTAAAtgttctccctcccttctgtTACTGTCCCTTGTCTTGGGTGAATCGCCTCACATCTGCTCTGCCGCTCCCATTTCTTGTCAATGCGTCCTATGGGCAGTCGCTCATCTCTGCAGTGACGACGTCACACCTTTTCTCGTTCGCCTCTTTTCCTGTATCTGTAAATGCTGATGATCTCGTAGCAGCCGTGAGTCCGGCGCTGTTGCACGCTTGCTGACCGGAGACGAACACAAAACACATGAGAACCGGACAAACCACTGCGAAACCTTCTTGAAATGTGTGGTCGGGCCGCACACGACGCGTAGCCAACGCGATCTGCTCATCGACTCTCTGGCGCCGCGGCTCCGCCATACAGCATCTCTTCTCGCTCTCAAAGGCATCTGCTGAAAATCTATGGCTGCTGCACATGTCCGCCAGGCTATCCTGCGCCACCACTCCATCTTAAAACCGCGAGCATACACGAAGGGCGACCGGGAAACGACGACGGCTATCGCTGACATGAAGAGATGACCAGCAGTTTCCATTGACGTCAAGCCCAGCATTGTACCCGTCCTCTTTTCGCATCCCTTGCCACTCTCCCGCcgctctctttccctctttctGCCTCACGCTCTTCTGCTCGTCACCCGAATCAGTACCAGCCCTCTCTCCCATGCCTTTCTCCTGTGTCCGTCCCTTCCCCGTGGACCTCGTTGATCGGGCAGGTGTGCGCCTACGCTTGTCTTACGTTCTGTCGTTCGCTTTCGCCAACTCAGAGAGCCCCCATCGTCTTGCCGATAGCGCATCCATTCATCCATCGAGCCATCATCACGCAGTTGTCGCTCCTCCCACTCGTTtggctctctcctcttcctctcgccTTCTATCGCCACATGTCCTGCGCACCCGGGCCGACGAAGGCCATCCTCCTGGTGAACTTGGGCACCACGACTGCACCAACGGCGCCAGCGGTTCGCAGATTCCTGCGCGAGTTCCTTTCCGATCGCCGCGTCATCGACGTACCGCGCTTCCTGTGGTACTCGGCCCTCTACGGCTTTATCTTGCCCTTTCGCCCACGCCGCATCACTCCGCTGTACAAGGGTATTTGGATCAAAAGCGACTCTGGTGTGGTCATTAATGGTAAGACCGAGGGGTCACCGTTGACGCTGTACTCCGAAAGCCTTGTAGCAAAAGTGCAGGCATCCGTGGAGAAGACGTCGGGCGGCGCCGTTGTGGCGCGTCACGCAATGCGGTACGGCGTCAATAACATCCCATCGACTCTGAAGGCGCTACACGACGAATTTGCGACGCTCCGCGAGCTGGTCGTTCTCCCGTTGTTTCCGCAGTACACCTCCACAACATCTGCAAGCATTTACGACGAGGTGTTCAAGTTCTACACGGATACACAGCGCCGCTCCATTCCCAGCTTGCGAACCATTCGCGACTACGCTGAGCACCCCGTTTACGTCGAAGCTCTCGGATCGAGTCTCTTGAGCAGCATCAAGGCACACGTCACTGCGAaggccggcgccgccaaGGACTGGAAGTCGGCCCTAGCCGACCAGCTCCCGGAGATTGGTATCATTATCACGTACCATAGCATCCCTGTCCGCTACGTCGAGGAACACGACGACTACCCACAGCGCTGCGAggccaccacggccgccatAAAGGCCTACATCGAGGCGGAGTCCGGCATCTCCCTCAGTGATTGCCTGGTGCACGTCTACCAGTCCCAGTTTGGTAATCAACCGTGGCTTGGTCCTACTCTCAACGCTGCGGCGACTGCCTTtccgctccctccccacgACGCTAGAAAGCAGGCCTTCAGTGATGC is a genomic window of Leishmania major strain Friedlin complete genome, chromosome 17 containing:
- a CDS encoding ferrochelatase-like protein, with amino-acid sequence MSCAPGPTKAILLVNLGTTTAPTAPAVRRFLREFLSDRRVIDVPRFLWYSALYGFILPFRPRRITPLYKGIWIKSDSGVVINGKTEGSPLTLYSESLVAKVQASVEKTSGGAVVARHAMRYGVNNIPSTLKALHDEFATLRELVVLPLFPQYTSTTSASIYDEVFKFYTDTQRRSIPSLRTIRDYAEHPVYVEALGSSLLSSIKAHVTAKAGAAKDWKSALADQLPEIGIIITYHSIPVRYVEEHDDYPQRCEATTAAIKAYIEAESGISLSDCLVHVYQSQFGNQPWLGPTLNAAATAFPLPPHDARKQAFSDAHRNKALLTKQATICFAMAPGFAVDCVETLSEIEREAGEVFKQSGGHKLIYVPCLNDSDTHVKVLTSVVGA